In one Pseudomonas fitomaticsae genomic region, the following are encoded:
- a CDS encoding putative bifunctional diguanylate cyclase/phosphodiesterase, with amino-acid sequence MLIGSYSFTLVFISLCVAILASYTALDLTGRIATAKGRAVQLWTAGGAFAMGIGVWSMHFIGMLAFKLPISLGYDISITALSLLIAVLSCGFALWLVSQPKLPAWQLAFGALIMGAGISAMHYTGMAAMRMQPGIDYDPRLFGASLLIAVGASAAALWIAFRLRQQSPYVRLFRAGAAIVMGVAIVGMHYTGMAAARFPDGSFCGAALSGLNGNGLDNLVLITTLAVLTIALLTSILDVRLEARTADLAHSLTVANRELTQLALHDTLTGLPNRMLLDDRINQAMKEVNEQGGCFALMFIDLDGFKPVNDAFGHHMGDQLLREVGIRLREDLRSIDTLARIGGDEFVLLVRLTEPNDALGLAARQVGLIAQSFRVAEHDLQISASVGIALYPGNGQNAQELLMNADAAMYHAKGGGKNGYSFFDVSMNSNARKQLQLLQDLRAALEHGEFSLHYQPKFHAADGRPVGAEALLRWEHPTQGMLMPDKFIDLAEKTGLIIPIGEWVLNEACRQMREWYVLGYTDWRIAVNLSALQFCHAGLVRSVAKALATHHLPANSLTLEITETTAMSDADASMTVLQELSDMGVDLSIDDFGTGYSSLMYLKRLPANELKIDRGFVRDLEHDSDDAAIVSAIVALGQALGLRIVAEGVETDSQQDFLTQLGCDSLQGYLLGHPMPADRFLQDIVRGKPLTVS; translated from the coding sequence ATGCTCATCGGTAGCTATTCCTTCACGCTGGTTTTCATTTCGCTGTGTGTGGCGATCCTCGCTTCCTACACCGCGCTCGATCTCACCGGGCGCATTGCCACTGCCAAGGGTCGCGCCGTGCAGTTGTGGACGGCCGGCGGAGCATTTGCCATGGGTATCGGCGTCTGGTCGATGCACTTCATCGGCATGCTGGCGTTCAAGCTGCCGATCAGCCTCGGTTACGACATTTCGATCACGGCGCTCTCATTGCTGATCGCTGTGCTGTCCTGCGGTTTTGCCCTGTGGCTGGTCAGTCAGCCGAAACTGCCGGCCTGGCAGCTGGCCTTTGGCGCATTGATCATGGGCGCCGGTATCAGCGCCATGCATTACACAGGCATGGCCGCGATGCGCATGCAGCCGGGGATCGACTACGATCCGAGGTTGTTCGGCGCCTCTCTGCTGATCGCTGTCGGCGCGTCGGCGGCAGCGTTGTGGATCGCCTTTCGTCTGCGTCAGCAGTCGCCTTACGTGCGGCTGTTCCGTGCCGGGGCGGCGATCGTCATGGGCGTGGCGATTGTCGGCATGCACTACACCGGCATGGCGGCGGCGCGCTTTCCCGACGGCAGTTTCTGCGGCGCGGCACTCAGCGGCCTGAACGGCAACGGCCTCGACAATCTGGTGCTGATCACCACGCTGGCGGTGCTGACCATTGCGCTGCTGACCTCGATTCTCGATGTCCGCCTCGAAGCGCGAACCGCCGATCTGGCCCATTCGTTGACCGTGGCCAACCGCGAACTCACCCAGCTGGCCCTGCATGACACCCTGACCGGCCTGCCGAACCGGATGTTGCTGGATGACCGCATCAATCAAGCGATGAAAGAGGTCAACGAGCAGGGCGGTTGCTTTGCGCTGATGTTCATCGACCTGGACGGCTTCAAACCGGTCAATGACGCTTTCGGTCACCACATGGGGGACCAGTTGCTGCGCGAAGTGGGGATACGTCTGCGTGAAGATTTGCGCAGTATCGACACGCTGGCGCGGATCGGCGGCGATGAATTCGTGCTGTTGGTGCGCCTGACCGAGCCCAACGATGCGCTGGGTCTGGCGGCGCGTCAGGTCGGCCTGATCGCGCAGTCGTTCCGGGTCGCCGAACATGACCTGCAGATTTCCGCCAGCGTCGGCATTGCGCTGTATCCGGGCAACGGCCAGAACGCCCAGGAACTGCTGATGAATGCCGACGCGGCGATGTACCACGCCAAGGGCGGCGGCAAAAACGGCTACAGCTTCTTCGATGTCTCGATGAACAGTAACGCGCGCAAGCAACTGCAATTGCTGCAGGACTTGCGCGCGGCGCTGGAACACGGCGAGTTCAGCCTGCATTACCAACCCAAGTTCCATGCAGCCGACGGTCGTCCGGTCGGTGCCGAAGCCTTGTTGCGCTGGGAACATCCGACCCAAGGCATGCTGATGCCGGACAAGTTTATCGATCTGGCAGAGAAGACCGGGCTGATCATTCCGATTGGCGAGTGGGTGCTCAACGAGGCCTGCCGGCAGATGCGCGAATGGTACGTGCTGGGCTACACCGACTGGCGAATCGCGGTGAACCTGTCGGCGTTGCAGTTCTGCCATGCCGGACTGGTGCGCAGCGTGGCCAAGGCCCTGGCGACCCACCATTTGCCGGCCAACAGCCTGACCCTGGAAATCACCGAAACCACCGCCATGAGCGACGCCGACGCGAGCATGACGGTGTTGCAGGAGCTGTCCGACATGGGCGTCGACCTGTCCATCGACGACTTCGGCACCGGTTATTCGAGCCTGATGTACCTCAAGCGTCTGCCGGCCAACGAGCTGAAGATCGATCGCGGTTTCGTCCGCGATCTGGAGCACGACAGCGATGACGCGGCCATCGTCTCGGCGATTGTCGCCCTTGGTCAGGCGCTGGGCCTGCGCATCGTGGCCGAAGGTGTGGAAACCGATTCGCAGCAAGACTTCCTGACGCAACTGGGCTGCGATTCGCTGCAGGGTTATCTGCTCGGTCACCCGATGCCGGCGGATCGCTTCCTGCAGGACATCGTGCGCGGCAAACCCTTGACGGTGAGCTGA
- a CDS encoding efflux transporter outer membrane subunit, translating to MTDRSLINLATVRGSRLLSLSLCVAMLSACAVGPDYQRPQTAEIAQYKEAEGWRQANPSDSLARGAWWELYGDRQLNELIEKLNSSNQTVAQSEAQYRQAQALVRSARGAFYPSVDLSAGKTRSSQGTGSSSSSLSSSSSGIRDTYNAQLGVSWEADVWGKLRRGLEANEASAQASYADLAAMRLSQQSELVQNYLQLRVIDQQKRLLESTVAAYERSLKMTMNQYNAGVSGRDAVAQAQTQLKTTQGDLVDLIWQRAQFENAIAVLTGQPPAEFNIAETQDIPKLPQIPLSLPSQLLERRPDIASAERSVIAANANIGVAKAAYYPDFSLSMSGGYSSSTSQNLISLPNRFWSVGPKMTLPLFDGGIRSAEVDRTEAVYDQTVAKYRQTVLDGFREVENYLVQLKVYEDEAAVRQEALDAARDSLRLTENQYKAGVIAYLDVVVVQATALSNERTVLNILQSRLIASVQLIAALGGGWDGQLQTTDNR from the coding sequence ATGACTGACCGTTCGCTTATCAATCTGGCTACCGTTCGCGGCTCGCGTCTGCTGAGCCTGTCGCTGTGCGTGGCGATGCTCAGTGCCTGCGCCGTCGGCCCGGACTACCAGCGCCCGCAGACCGCAGAAATCGCCCAGTACAAGGAAGCCGAAGGCTGGCGTCAGGCCAACCCGAGCGACTCCCTGGCGCGCGGTGCCTGGTGGGAGCTGTATGGCGACCGTCAGCTCAACGAGCTGATCGAGAAACTCAACAGCTCCAACCAGACCGTCGCCCAGTCCGAAGCGCAGTACCGTCAGGCCCAGGCCTTGGTGCGCAGCGCGCGCGGGGCGTTTTATCCGAGCGTTGATCTGAGCGCCGGCAAGACCCGATCCAGCCAAGGCACCGGCAGCAGCAGTTCGAGCCTGAGCAGTTCCTCCAGCGGTATCCGTGACACTTACAACGCGCAACTGGGCGTGAGTTGGGAAGCGGATGTCTGGGGTAAGTTGCGTCGTGGCCTGGAAGCCAATGAGGCCAGCGCTCAGGCGAGCTACGCCGATCTGGCGGCAATGCGCTTGAGCCAGCAGTCGGAGCTGGTGCAGAACTACCTGCAATTGCGGGTCATCGATCAGCAGAAACGTTTGCTCGAATCGACAGTGGCCGCCTATGAGCGCTCGCTGAAAATGACCATGAACCAGTACAACGCCGGGGTTTCCGGGCGTGATGCGGTGGCGCAGGCGCAGACCCAACTGAAAACCACCCAGGGCGATCTGGTGGACCTGATCTGGCAACGGGCGCAGTTCGAAAACGCCATCGCGGTACTGACCGGCCAGCCGCCCGCCGAATTCAACATTGCCGAAACCCAGGACATCCCCAAGCTGCCGCAGATTCCGCTGAGCCTGCCGTCGCAGTTGCTGGAACGCCGCCCGGACATCGCCTCGGCCGAGCGTTCGGTGATCGCCGCCAATGCCAACATCGGCGTGGCCAAGGCTGCGTATTACCCGGATTTCAGCCTGAGCATGAGCGGCGGCTACAGCAGCAGTACCTCGCAGAACCTGATCAGCCTGCCGAACCGCTTCTGGTCGGTGGGGCCGAAAATGACCCTGCCGCTGTTCGACGGCGGCATCCGCTCCGCTGAGGTCGATCGCACCGAAGCCGTGTACGACCAGACCGTCGCCAAATACCGCCAGACCGTGCTCGATGGCTTCCGCGAAGTGGAAAACTATCTGGTGCAGTTGAAGGTGTACGAAGACGAAGCAGCCGTGCGCCAGGAAGCGCTCGATGCGGCACGGGATTCGTTGCGTCTGACCGAGAACCAGTACAAGGCCGGGGTGATTGCTTATCTGGATGTGGTGGTGGTTCAAGCGACGGCGCTGAGTAATGAGCGCACCGTGCTCAACATCCTGCAAAGTCGATTGATTGCCAGCGTGCAGTTGATCGCGGCGCTGGGTGGTGGTTGGGACGGGCAGTTGCAAACCACTGATAACCGCTGA
- a CDS encoding MdtB/MuxB family multidrug efflux RND transporter permease subunit, whose amino-acid sequence MNISRLFILRPVATTLSMLAIVLAGLIAYRLLPVSALPQVDYPTIRVMTLYPGASPDVMTSAVTAPLERQFGQMPGLTQMASTSSGGASVLTLRFSLDINMDVAEQQVQAAINAATNLLPTDLPAPPVYNKVNPADTPVLTLAITSKTMLLPKLNDLVDTRMAQKIAQISGVGMVSIAGGQRQAVRIKVNPEALAANGLNLSDVRTLISASNVNQPKGNFDGPTRVSMLDANDQLTSPKDYANLILAYANGAPLRLKDVAQIVDGAENERLAAWANQNQAVLLNIQRQPGANVIEVVDRIKALLPSITDNLPAGLDVVVLTDRTQTIRASVTDVQHELLIAIALVVMVTFLFLRRASATIIPSVAVPLSLIGTFGVMYLAGFSVNNLTLMALTIATGFVVDDAIVMLENIARFIEEGDSPMQAALKGAKQIGFTLISLTLSLIAVLIPLLFMADVVGRLFREFAITLAVAILISLVVSLTLTPMMCARLLKREPEEHEQGRFYRASGAFIDWMIAAYGRKLQWVLKHQPLTLLVAIGTLALTVFLYMVVPKGFFPVQDTGVIQGISEAPQSISFAAMGERQQALAKVILEDPAVESLSSYIGVDGDNATLNSGRLLINLKPHGQRDLTATEVIARLQPQLDKLVGIRLFMQPVQDLTIEDRVSRTQYQFSMSSPDSELLSLWSGRLVEALAQRPELTDVASDLQDKGLQVFLVIDRDAASRLGVSVSNITDALYDAFGQRQISTIYTQASQYRVVLQAQAGEKIGPQALDQIHVKTTDGGQVRLSSLAHVEERQAQLAITHIGQFPAVMMSFNLAPGVALGHAVDIIEQVQKDIGMPIGVQTQFQGAAEAFQASLSSTLLLILAAVVTMYIVLGVLYESYIHPITILSTLPSAAVGALLALLLSGNDLGMIAIIGIILLIGIVKKNAIMMIDFALDAERTQGMAPEQAIYQAALLRFRPILMTTLAALFGAVPLMLATGSGAELRQPLGLVMVGGLLVSQVLTLFTTPVIYLYFDRLGRRWGRAPSAVEPVEQP is encoded by the coding sequence ATGAACATTTCGCGTCTGTTCATCCTCCGCCCGGTCGCTACCACGCTGAGCATGCTGGCCATCGTGCTGGCCGGGCTGATCGCCTATCGCCTGCTGCCGGTTTCGGCCTTGCCGCAGGTCGATTACCCGACCATCCGGGTCATGACCCTGTATCCGGGCGCCAGTCCGGACGTGATGACCAGCGCCGTCACCGCGCCGCTGGAACGTCAGTTCGGGCAGATGCCGGGCCTGACGCAAATGGCTTCGACCAGTTCCGGCGGTGCGTCGGTGCTGACTTTGCGTTTCAGCCTCGACATCAACATGGACGTCGCCGAACAGCAGGTGCAGGCCGCGATCAACGCCGCGACCAATCTGTTGCCGACCGACTTGCCGGCGCCGCCGGTGTACAACAAGGTCAACCCGGCGGACACCCCGGTGCTGACCCTGGCCATCACCTCGAAAACCATGCTGCTGCCCAAACTCAATGATCTGGTCGACACGCGCATGGCGCAGAAAATCGCCCAGATCAGCGGTGTCGGCATGGTCAGCATTGCCGGCGGTCAGCGTCAGGCGGTGCGGATCAAGGTCAACCCCGAGGCGCTCGCGGCCAACGGCCTGAACCTGTCGGACGTGCGCACGCTGATCAGCGCGTCCAACGTCAACCAGCCCAAGGGCAACTTCGACGGCCCGACCCGGGTGTCGATGCTCGACGCCAACGACCAGCTGACTTCGCCCAAGGATTACGCCAACCTGATCCTGGCCTACGCCAACGGCGCGCCGTTGCGGCTCAAGGATGTCGCGCAGATCGTCGACGGCGCCGAGAACGAGCGTCTGGCGGCGTGGGCCAACCAGAATCAGGCCGTGCTGCTGAACATCCAGCGTCAACCGGGCGCCAACGTGATCGAAGTGGTCGACCGGATCAAGGCGCTGCTGCCGAGCATCACCGACAACCTGCCGGCCGGTCTCGACGTCGTCGTGCTCACCGACCGCACCCAGACCATCCGCGCCTCCGTCACCGACGTGCAACATGAACTGCTGATCGCCATCGCGCTGGTGGTGATGGTGACGTTCCTGTTCTTGCGGCGTGCCAGTGCCACGATCATTCCGTCGGTGGCTGTGCCGCTGTCGCTGATCGGTACGTTCGGCGTGATGTACCTGGCTGGGTTCTCGGTCAACAACCTGACCCTGATGGCACTGACCATCGCCACCGGTTTCGTGGTCGATGACGCGATTGTGATGCTGGAAAACATCGCGCGTTTCATCGAGGAGGGCGACAGCCCGATGCAGGCGGCGCTCAAGGGTGCGAAGCAAATCGGATTCACCCTGATTTCCCTGACCCTGTCGCTGATTGCGGTACTGATTCCGCTGCTGTTCATGGCCGATGTGGTGGGGCGGTTGTTCCGCGAATTCGCCATCACCCTGGCGGTGGCGATCCTGATTTCCCTGGTGGTCTCGCTGACCCTGACGCCGATGATGTGCGCGCGTCTGCTCAAGCGTGAGCCGGAAGAACATGAACAGGGCCGTTTTTACCGCGCCAGCGGTGCGTTCATCGACTGGATGATTGCCGCTTACGGGCGCAAATTGCAGTGGGTGCTCAAGCACCAGCCGCTGACCCTGCTGGTGGCCATCGGTACGCTGGCCCTGACTGTATTCCTTTATATGGTGGTGCCCAAGGGCTTCTTCCCGGTGCAGGACACCGGGGTGATCCAGGGGATTTCCGAAGCGCCGCAGTCGATTTCCTTCGCAGCGATGGGCGAGCGTCAGCAGGCGCTGGCCAAGGTGATTCTCGAAGATCCGGCGGTCGAGAGCCTGTCGTCCTATATCGGTGTCGATGGTGACAACGCCACGCTCAACAGCGGTCGGCTGCTGATCAACCTCAAGCCCCATGGCCAGCGTGATCTGACCGCCACTGAAGTGATTGCCCGCCTGCAACCGCAGCTGGACAAGCTGGTGGGCATCCGCCTGTTCATGCAGCCGGTGCAGGACCTGACCATCGAAGACCGCGTCAGCCGCACCCAATACCAGTTCAGCATGTCCTCGCCGGATTCCGAATTGCTCAGCCTGTGGAGCGGCCGTCTGGTCGAGGCCCTGGCCCAGCGTCCGGAACTGACCGATGTCGCCAGCGACTTGCAGGACAAGGGCTTGCAGGTGTTTCTGGTGATCGACCGCGATGCCGCTTCACGGCTTGGCGTGTCGGTATCGAACATCACTGATGCGCTGTACGACGCGTTCGGCCAGCGGCAGATCTCGACCATCTACACCCAGGCCAGCCAGTACCGTGTGGTGCTGCAGGCGCAGGCCGGGGAGAAGATCGGCCCGCAGGCGCTGGATCAGATCCACGTCAAGACCACCGATGGCGGTCAGGTGCGGTTGTCGAGTCTGGCCCACGTCGAGGAACGGCAGGCACAACTGGCGATCACCCACATCGGCCAGTTCCCGGCGGTGATGATGTCGTTCAACCTCGCGCCCGGCGTGGCGCTGGGGCATGCGGTGGACATCATCGAGCAGGTGCAGAAGGACATCGGCATGCCGATCGGCGTGCAGACCCAGTTCCAGGGCGCAGCCGAAGCGTTCCAGGCATCGCTGTCGAGCACCTTGCTGCTGATTCTGGCGGCGGTGGTGACCATGTACATCGTGCTCGGCGTGCTTTACGAGAGCTACATTCACCCGATCACCATCCTGTCGACCTTGCCGTCGGCGGCGGTCGGGGCGTTGCTGGCGTTGCTGCTCAGTGGCAATGATCTGGGGATGATCGCGATCATCGGCATCATTCTGCTGATCGGTATTGTTAAGAAAAACGCGATCATGATGATCGACTTCGCCCTCGACGCCGAACGCACCCAGGGCATGGCGCCGGAGCAGGCGATCTATCAGGCGGCGCTGTTGCGCTTCCGGCCGATTCTGATGACTACGCTGGCAGCGCTGTTTGGTGCAGTGCCGTTGATGCTGGCCACCGGTTCCGGCGCTGAATTGCGTCAGCCGCTGGGTCTGGTGATGGTCGGCGGGTTGCTGGTGAGTCAGGTGCTGACGCTGTTCACTACCCCGGTGATCTACCTGTACTTCGATCGTCTCGGCCGGCGCTGGGGCCGTGCACCGTCGGCCGTGGAGCCGGTGGAACAGCCATGA
- a CDS encoding SDR family oxidoreductase, with translation MDKVIVITGGGRGIGAATALLAAEQGYRICINYQTDEQAAHHVLDQVRERGATAIAVRADVSIEDEVIALFNRVDSELGRVTALVNNAGTVGHKSRVDEMSEFRILKIMKTNVLAPILCAKHAILRMSPKHGGQGGSIVNVSSVAARLGSPNEYVDYAASKGALDTFTIGLSKEVAGEGIRVNAVRPGYIYTDFHALSGDPDRVSKLESAIPMARGGRPDEVAEAIVWLLSDKASYATGTFVDLGGGR, from the coding sequence ATGGATAAAGTCATTGTGATCACCGGCGGCGGTCGTGGAATCGGCGCCGCCACCGCGTTGTTGGCTGCCGAGCAAGGCTACCGGATCTGCATCAATTACCAGACGGACGAACAGGCGGCCCACCACGTGCTCGACCAGGTACGTGAACGCGGCGCCACTGCCATCGCCGTCCGTGCCGACGTCAGTATCGAAGACGAAGTGATCGCGTTGTTCAACCGGGTCGACAGCGAACTGGGTCGCGTCACCGCCCTGGTGAACAACGCCGGCACCGTCGGACACAAGTCGCGGGTCGACGAAATGTCCGAATTCCGCATCCTCAAAATCATGAAAACCAACGTCCTGGCGCCGATCCTCTGCGCCAAGCACGCGATCCTGCGCATGTCGCCCAAGCATGGCGGGCAGGGCGGCAGCATCGTCAACGTCTCCTCGGTTGCCGCGCGGCTGGGTTCGCCCAATGAATACGTCGATTACGCAGCGTCCAAAGGCGCGCTGGATACGTTCACCATCGGCCTGTCCAAGGAAGTGGCGGGCGAGGGGATTCGGGTGAATGCGGTGCGTCCGGGTTACATCTACACCGATTTTCATGCGTTGAGCGGCGATCCGGATCGGGTCAGCAAGCTGGAGTCGGCGATTCCGATGGCCCGGGGTGGGCGGCCGGATGAAGTGGCGGAGGCGATTGTGTGGTTGCTGTCGGACAAGGCTTCGTATGCGACCGGGACTTTTGTCGACCTCGGCGGCGGACGTTAA
- a CDS encoding efflux RND transporter permease subunit encodes MNLSGPFIKRPVATMLLSLAIMLLGGVSFGLLPVSPLPQMDFPVIVVQASLPGASPEVMASTVATPLERSFGAIAGVNTMSSRSSQGSTRVILQFDLDRDINGAAREVQAAINASRNLLPSGMRSMPTYKKVNPSQAPIMVLSLTSDVLEKGQLYDLASTILSQSLSQVQGVGEVQIGGSSLPAVRIELEPQALNQYGVALDDVRKTIAEANVRRPKGSVEDDQRLWQIQANDQLEKAKDYESLIIHYNGGAALRLKDVAKVSDGVEDRYNSGFFNDDAAVLLVINRQAGANIIETVNEIKAQLPALQAVLPASVKLNLAMDRSPVIKATLHEAEMTLLIAVALVILVVFLFLGNFRASLIPTLAVPVSLVGTFAVMYLYGFSLNNLSLMALILATGLVVDDAIVVLENISRHIDEGVKPMKAAYLGAKEVGFTLLSMNVSLVAVFLSILFMGGIIESLFREFSITLAAAIVVSLVVSLTLTPMLCARWLKPHTPGEENRLQRWSRRTNDWMVGKYATSLDWVLRHRRLTLLSLIITVGVNVALYVVVPKTFMPQQDTGQLIGFVRGDDGLSFSVMQPKMEIFRRAVLKDEAVESVAGFIGGTNGTNNAFMLVRLKPIKERNLSAQKVIERLRKEMPKVAGAQLMLMADQDLQFGGGREQTTSQYSYILQSGDLGALREWYPKVVTALRALPELTAIDAREGAGAQQVTLIVDRDQAKRLGVDMEMVTAVLNNAYSQRQISTIYDSLNQYQVVMEVNPKYAQDPVTLKQVQVITADGARIPLSTFAHYENSLEDDRVSHEGQFASESISFDMAEGVTVEQGSAAIERAIAKLGLPEDVIVKMAGTADAFAATQKSQPFMILGALLAVYLVLGVLYESYIHPLTILSTLPSAGVGALLSIYVLGGEFSLISLLGLFLLIGVVKKNAILMIDLALQLERHQGMTPLESIRSACLQRLRPILMTTLAAILGALPLLLSRAEGAEMRQPLGLTIIGGLVFSQVLTLYTTPVVYLYLDKLRHRFNKWRGVRTDAALETPL; translated from the coding sequence ATGAACCTGTCCGGTCCTTTCATCAAACGCCCGGTGGCGACCATGCTCCTGAGCCTGGCGATCATGCTGCTGGGCGGCGTGAGCTTCGGTCTGCTGCCGGTGTCGCCGCTGCCGCAAATGGACTTCCCGGTGATCGTGGTGCAGGCGAGCCTGCCCGGCGCCAGCCCGGAAGTCATGGCGTCTACCGTGGCCACGCCGCTGGAGCGCTCGTTCGGCGCCATCGCCGGCGTCAACACCATGAGCAGTCGTTCCAGCCAGGGCTCGACCCGGGTGATTCTGCAATTCGACCTCGACCGCGACATCAACGGCGCGGCGCGGGAAGTGCAGGCGGCGATCAACGCCTCGCGCAACCTGCTGCCGAGCGGGATGCGCAGCATGCCGACCTACAAGAAGGTCAACCCGTCGCAGGCACCGATCATGGTGTTGTCGCTGACTTCGGACGTGCTGGAAAAGGGTCAGCTCTATGACCTGGCGTCGACCATCCTGTCCCAGAGCCTGTCCCAGGTGCAGGGCGTCGGCGAAGTGCAGATCGGCGGCAGCTCGTTACCGGCGGTGCGCATCGAACTCGAACCCCAGGCGCTGAACCAGTACGGCGTGGCGCTGGACGATGTGCGCAAGACCATCGCCGAAGCCAACGTGCGCCGGCCCAAGGGTTCGGTCGAGGACGACCAGCGCCTGTGGCAGATCCAGGCCAACGACCAGTTGGAGAAAGCCAAGGATTACGAATCGCTGATCATCCACTACAACGGCGGCGCGGCCCTGCGTCTGAAAGACGTGGCCAAGGTCAGCGACGGCGTGGAAGACCGCTACAACAGCGGTTTCTTCAACGATGACGCAGCGGTGCTGCTAGTGATCAACCGGCAGGCCGGTGCCAACATCATCGAGACGGTGAACGAGATCAAGGCGCAGTTGCCGGCGTTGCAGGCGGTATTGCCGGCCAGCGTCAAACTGAACCTGGCGATGGACCGTTCGCCGGTGATCAAGGCCACCCTGCACGAAGCGGAAATGACCCTGCTGATCGCCGTGGCGCTGGTGATTCTGGTGGTGTTCCTGTTCCTCGGTAATTTCCGCGCGTCCCTGATTCCGACGCTGGCGGTGCCGGTGTCGCTGGTTGGCACCTTTGCGGTGATGTACCTCTACGGATTCTCGCTGAACAACCTGTCGCTGATGGCGCTGATTCTCGCCACCGGGCTGGTGGTGGACGACGCCATCGTGGTGCTGGAGAACATTTCCCGGCACATCGACGAAGGCGTCAAACCGATGAAGGCCGCGTACCTCGGGGCCAAGGAAGTCGGGTTTACCCTGCTGTCGATGAACGTCTCGCTGGTGGCGGTGTTCCTGTCGATCCTGTTCATGGGCGGGATCATCGAAAGCCTGTTCCGCGAGTTTTCCATCACCCTGGCCGCGGCCATCGTGGTGTCGCTGGTGGTTTCCCTGACGCTGACGCCAATGCTCTGCGCCCGCTGGCTCAAGCCCCATACGCCGGGCGAGGAAAACCGCCTGCAACGCTGGAGCCGCCGCACCAACGACTGGATGGTCGGCAAATACGCCACCAGCCTCGACTGGGTGTTGCGCCACCGTCGCCTGACGTTGCTGAGCCTGATCATCACGGTCGGAGTGAACGTCGCCCTCTATGTTGTAGTGCCGAAAACCTTCATGCCGCAGCAGGACACCGGCCAGTTGATCGGTTTCGTGCGCGGTGACGACGGTCTGTCGTTCAGTGTGATGCAGCCGAAAATGGAGATCTTCCGCCGCGCGGTGCTCAAGGACGAAGCGGTGGAGAGTGTGGCCGGGTTCATCGGTGGCACCAACGGCACCAACAACGCCTTCATGCTGGTACGCCTGAAACCGATCAAGGAGCGCAACCTGTCGGCGCAGAAAGTCATCGAGCGCCTGCGCAAGGAAATGCCCAAGGTGGCCGGTGCGCAGTTGATGCTGATGGCCGACCAGGATCTGCAATTCGGCGGCGGTCGAGAGCAGACCACTTCGCAGTACAGCTACATTCTGCAAAGTGGTGATCTGGGCGCCTTGCGCGAGTGGTACCCGAAAGTGGTCACCGCGCTGCGGGCCTTGCCCGAGCTGACTGCGATCGACGCCCGGGAAGGCGCGGGTGCGCAGCAGGTGACGCTGATCGTCGACCGCGATCAGGCCAAGCGCCTGGGCGTGGACATGGAAATGGTCACGGCCGTGCTCAACAACGCTTACAGCCAGCGGCAGATTTCCACGATCTACGACAGCCTCAACCAGTATCAGGTGGTGATGGAGGTCAATCCGAAATACGCCCAGGACCCGGTGACGCTCAAGCAGGTCCAGGTGATCACGGCTGACGGTGCGCGGATTCCGCTGTCGACCTTCGCCCATTATGAAAACAGCCTGGAAGATGACCGGGTCAGCCACGAAGGCCAGTTCGCCTCCGAGAGCATTTCCTTCGACATGGCCGAAGGCGTGACGGTGGAGCAGGGCAGCGCCGCCATCGAGCGGGCGATTGCCAAACTCGGCCTGCCGGAAGACGTGATCGTGAAAATGGCCGGCACCGCCGATGCGTTCGCCGCCACCCAGAAGAGCCAGCCGTTCATGATCCTTGGCGCGCTGCTGGCGGTGTATCTGGTGCTGGGCGTGCTGTATGAAAGCTACATTCACCCGCTGACGATTCTGTCGACGCTGCCATCGGCCGGGGTCGGCGCGTTGTTGTCGATCTATGTGCTGGGCGGCGAGTTCAGCCTGATCTCGCTGCTCGGGCTGTTCCTGCTGATCGGTGTGGTGAAGAAGAACGCGATCCTGATGATCGACCTGGCGCTGCAACTGGAGCGTCATCAAGGCATGACGCCGCTGGAGTCGATCCGCAGCGCCTGTCTGCAACGCTTGCGGCCGATCCTGATGACCACGCTGGCGGCGATCCTTGGCGCCTTGCCGCTGCTGCTGAGCCGGGCCGAAGGCGCGGAAATGCGCCAGCCGCTGGGCCTGACCATTATCGGCGGGCTGGTCTTCAGCCAGGTGCTGACCCTTTACACCACGCCTGTGGTTTACCTCTATCTCGACAAGCTGCGCCATCGTTTCAACAAATGGCGTGGCGTGCGCACCGATGCCGCTCTGGAAACTCCGCTATGA